One Mixta gaviniae genomic window carries:
- a CDS encoding sugar ABC transporter permease, with translation MAKSGSIKRERWVRLSLTWLVVLTVATIIIYPLIWTVGASLNAGNSLLSSAIIPENASLQHYRDLFNGTVPYLTWYWNSMKISLLTMVLTLLSVSCTAYAFSRFRFKGRQNGLMLFLLLQMIPQFSALIAIFVLSQLLGLINSHLALVLIYVGGMIPMNTYLMKGYLDSIPKDLDESARMDGAGNFRIFVEIIMPLSKPILAVVALFSFTGPLGDFILSSTILRTPEQFTLPIGLYNLVSQKMGASYTTYAAGAVLIAVPVAVFYLALQKYFVSGLASGSTKG, from the coding sequence ATGGCGAAGTCCGGCAGTATTAAACGCGAACGGTGGGTACGCCTGTCGCTAACCTGGCTGGTGGTATTGACCGTCGCGACCATCATTATCTATCCGCTGATCTGGACGGTGGGGGCGTCGCTGAACGCCGGCAATAGCCTGCTCAGCAGCGCGATCATTCCGGAAAACGCGTCGCTGCAGCACTACCGCGATCTGTTTAACGGTACGGTGCCTTACCTGACGTGGTACTGGAACTCGATGAAAATCAGCCTGCTGACCATGGTGCTGACGCTGCTTAGCGTCAGCTGCACCGCCTACGCCTTTTCGCGTTTTCGCTTTAAAGGGCGGCAAAACGGGCTGATGCTGTTTCTGCTGCTGCAGATGATCCCGCAGTTTTCAGCACTGATCGCCATTTTCGTGCTGTCCCAGCTGCTGGGGCTCATCAACAGCCACCTCGCGCTGGTATTGATCTATGTGGGCGGCATGATCCCGATGAACACCTACCTGATGAAGGGCTATCTCGATTCGATTCCCAAAGATCTCGATGAGTCGGCACGCATGGACGGCGCGGGCAACTTCCGCATCTTTGTCGAAATTATCATGCCGCTGTCGAAGCCGATTCTGGCGGTGGTGGCGCTGTTCTCCTTCACCGGGCCGCTGGGGGATTTCATTCTCTCCAGCACCATTCTGCGCACACCTGAACAGTTCACGCTGCCGATCGGCCTTTATAACCTGGTGTCGCAGAAGATGGGCGCCAGCTACACCACTTATGCGGCGGGTGCCGTGCTGATCGCCGTGCCGGTGGCAGTGTTCTACCTGGCGCTGCAGAAATACTTCGTGTCTGGCCTGGCCTCAGGCAGTACTAAAGGATAA
- a CDS encoding carbohydrate ABC transporter permease yields MAISSDENLAIVKRPRRHATTGALLALLPGFGQFYHRQWAKGLCFLILLWSFAGVFHDFLREGLWGLYTLGEAVPRDNSIFLLAEGIISVLIAAFGVAVWALSVRDAWLNGVKRDEGQPLHSVRQQYQLLLRDGFPYLMISPGFILLVFVVVFPILFGFAIAFTNYNLYHTPPAKLVDWVGFKNFVNIFTLSIWRSTFLDVLQWTVVWTLLATTLQCSVGVMLAILVNQKDLRFKPLIRTIFILPWAVPGFVTILVFAGMFNDSFGVINNAILDFFGIAPKAWMTDPFWSKTALILMQTWLGFPFVFAMTTGVLQAIPDDLYEAAIMDGASAWTRLKTITLPLVLYAIAPIIITQYTFNFNNFNIIYLFNNGGPAVAGSNAGGTDILVSWIYKLTMSSSQYAIAATITILLSIFVVGLALWQFRATRSFKQDEMA; encoded by the coding sequence GTGGCTATTTCTTCCGATGAAAATCTGGCAATCGTTAAGCGTCCGCGTCGTCATGCGACGACCGGCGCGCTGTTAGCGCTGCTGCCTGGCTTCGGCCAGTTTTACCACCGCCAGTGGGCTAAAGGGCTCTGTTTTCTGATATTGCTGTGGAGCTTTGCCGGCGTCTTCCACGACTTTCTGCGCGAAGGGCTATGGGGGCTTTATACGCTGGGCGAAGCGGTGCCGCGCGATAACTCCATTTTCCTGCTGGCGGAGGGGATCATCAGCGTGCTGATCGCCGCCTTCGGCGTGGCGGTCTGGGCGCTGTCGGTACGTGACGCCTGGCTAAACGGCGTGAAGCGCGATGAAGGGCAGCCGCTGCACAGCGTGCGCCAGCAGTATCAGCTGCTGCTGCGCGACGGCTTTCCCTATCTGATGATTTCGCCGGGTTTTATCCTGCTGGTGTTCGTGGTGGTGTTTCCAATCCTGTTCGGTTTCGCCATCGCCTTCACCAACTACAACCTTTACCACACGCCGCCGGCGAAGCTGGTGGACTGGGTCGGCTTTAAAAATTTCGTCAACATTTTTACCCTGTCGATATGGCGCTCCACCTTCCTCGACGTACTGCAGTGGACGGTGGTATGGACGCTGCTGGCGACCACGCTACAGTGCAGCGTCGGCGTGATGCTGGCGATTCTGGTGAACCAGAAAGATCTGCGCTTCAAGCCGCTTATTCGCACCATCTTTATTCTGCCGTGGGCGGTACCGGGCTTTGTCACCATTCTGGTGTTTGCCGGCATGTTCAATGACAGCTTTGGGGTGATCAATAACGCCATTCTCGATTTCTTTGGCATCGCGCCAAAGGCGTGGATGACCGATCCGTTCTGGAGCAAAACGGCGCTGATCCTGATGCAGACCTGGCTCGGCTTCCCGTTTGTTTTCGCCATGACCACCGGCGTACTGCAGGCGATCCCTGACGATCTCTATGAGGCGGCCATCATGGACGGGGCCAGCGCGTGGACGCGGCTGAAAACTATCACGCTGCCGCTGGTGCTGTATGCCATCGCACCGATCATCATCACGCAATACACCTTCAACTTTAATAATTTCAACATCATCTATCTGTTCAACAACGGCGGGCCGGCGGTAGCGGGATCGAACGCCGGCGGCACCGATATCCTGGTGTCCTGGATCTACAAGCTCACCATGTCGTCGTCGCAGTACGCTATCGCCGCCACCATCACCATTTTGCTGTCGATTTTCGTGGTGGGTCTGGCGCTGTGGCAGTTCCGCGCGACCCGGTCGTTTAAACAAGATGAGATGGCGTAA
- a CDS encoding extracellular solute-binding protein, translating to MKIKTSVTLLLSALMLNQSAWAAQQLTIWEDIKKSDGIKTAIADFQQQFGVEVKVQEMPFAQQIEKLRLDGPAGIGPDVLVIPNDQLGSAVVQGLLAPLKIDAAEQSAYTPSAMAAFTQNKTVYGVPKAVETLVLIYNKDLLPAPLKSLEEYRAFSQKQREAKQYGLLAKFDQIYYSWGVMAPMGAYIFGKDDKGGFNTQDVGLNTAGSVEAVSWLKRFFSEGLLPGGIMGDNGLNAIDSLFTEKKAAAVINGPWAFQPYQAAGINYGVAPLPLLPNGKPMSSFLGVKGYVVSTWSKDQALAQKFISFINQPQYVKERYQKTQEIPPVTALMNDPIIKDDEKANAVAVQAARATAMPGVPEMQEVWGPANAALELSVSGKQAPKAALDNAVKQISMQIEAMQASNQ from the coding sequence ATGAAAATCAAAACCAGCGTTACGTTACTCCTGTCAGCTTTGATGCTTAACCAGTCGGCCTGGGCCGCTCAGCAGCTCACCATCTGGGAAGATATTAAAAAATCGGACGGCATTAAAACGGCGATCGCCGATTTTCAACAGCAGTTCGGCGTAGAGGTCAAGGTGCAGGAGATGCCGTTCGCCCAGCAGATTGAGAAGCTGCGGCTTGACGGCCCGGCGGGCATCGGCCCGGACGTGCTGGTGATCCCTAACGATCAGCTCGGCAGCGCCGTGGTGCAGGGGCTGCTGGCGCCGCTGAAAATAGACGCGGCAGAGCAGAGCGCCTACACGCCATCGGCAATGGCGGCCTTTACTCAGAACAAAACGGTTTACGGCGTACCGAAAGCGGTTGAAACGCTGGTGCTGATCTACAACAAAGATCTGCTGCCGGCCCCGCTGAAATCGCTGGAAGAGTATCGCGCTTTTTCGCAAAAGCAGCGCGAGGCGAAACAGTATGGCCTGCTGGCGAAATTCGATCAGATTTACTACAGCTGGGGCGTGATGGCACCGATGGGCGCCTATATCTTTGGCAAAGATGATAAAGGCGGATTCAATACGCAGGATGTAGGGCTTAACACCGCAGGCAGCGTTGAAGCGGTCAGCTGGCTGAAGCGTTTCTTTAGCGAAGGGCTGCTGCCGGGCGGCATTATGGGCGATAACGGCCTGAACGCCATTGACTCGCTGTTTACCGAGAAGAAAGCCGCGGCGGTTATCAACGGCCCGTGGGCGTTCCAGCCTTATCAGGCTGCCGGCATCAACTATGGCGTGGCGCCGCTGCCGCTGCTGCCCAACGGCAAGCCGATGAGTTCCTTCCTTGGCGTGAAAGGCTACGTGGTCTCCACCTGGAGTAAAGATCAGGCGTTGGCGCAGAAGTTCATCTCCTTTATCAACCAGCCGCAGTACGTGAAAGAGCGCTATCAGAAAACGCAGGAGATCCCGCCGGTCACCGCGCTGATGAACGATCCGATTATCAAAGACGATGAGAAGGCGAACGCGGTGGCGGTGCAGGCGGCGCGCGCGACGGCGATGCCGGGCGTGCCGGAGATGCAGGAAGTCTGGGGGCCGGCCAACGCCGCGCTGGAGCTGAGCGTCTCCGGCAAGCAGGCGCCGAAAGCGGCGCTGGATAACGCCGTGAAGCAGATCTCGATGCAGATCGAAGCGATGCAGGCCAGCAACCAGTAA
- a CDS encoding ABC transporter ATP-binding protein produces the protein MSSIRLRNVTKRFGKTETLKNIALDIEAGEFAVFVGPSGCGKSTLLRLIAGLEEISDGEILIGDEVMNDVAPSHRGVAMVFQSYALYPHMTVAENIGYGLKVNGLPKAQIQHQVEMVAKTLQLAHLLDRKPKQLSGGQRQRVAIGRAIVRNPRVFMFDEPLSNLDAELRVDMRLHIARLHQELKTTMVYVTHDQTEAMTLADKIVVMNYGKVEQVGSPMALYYNPVNRFVAGFIGSPKMNFLPARVLQCGPGGLIASINDGEHTLPLPAPVRQLQPGEEITLGIRPEQLQINGDAPLALNFHCEVVERLGNNTCLFGQSHGHDGFKMLLPGDVHFRPYQTLRPTFYPHHCMVFAADGARISADIAMPQVCAA, from the coding sequence ATGTCCAGCATCAGATTAAGAAACGTCACCAAACGCTTTGGTAAAACAGAAACGCTGAAAAATATCGCGCTCGATATCGAGGCCGGTGAGTTTGCCGTCTTCGTCGGCCCTTCCGGCTGCGGTAAATCGACGCTGCTGCGCCTGATTGCCGGGCTGGAGGAGATCAGCGACGGTGAGATTTTGATTGGTGATGAGGTGATGAATGATGTCGCGCCCTCCCATCGTGGCGTGGCGATGGTGTTTCAGTCCTATGCGCTTTATCCGCATATGACGGTGGCGGAAAATATCGGCTACGGCCTGAAAGTTAACGGCTTGCCGAAGGCGCAGATTCAGCATCAGGTAGAGATGGTGGCAAAAACGCTGCAGCTTGCCCATCTGTTGGATCGTAAACCGAAGCAGCTCTCCGGCGGCCAGCGCCAGCGCGTCGCCATTGGCCGCGCTATTGTGCGTAATCCGCGCGTCTTTATGTTTGATGAGCCGCTGTCGAACCTGGATGCGGAGCTGCGCGTCGATATGCGGCTGCATATCGCCAGGCTGCATCAGGAGCTGAAAACCACCATGGTCTATGTGACGCACGATCAGACAGAGGCGATGACGCTGGCGGATAAGATTGTGGTGATGAACTACGGCAAAGTGGAACAGGTCGGTTCGCCGATGGCGCTCTATTACAATCCGGTAAACCGCTTTGTCGCCGGCTTTATCGGCTCCCCGAAAATGAACTTTCTGCCCGCGCGCGTCCTGCAATGTGGCCCCGGCGGGCTGATCGCAAGCATCAACGACGGCGAACACACGCTGCCGCTGCCGGCGCCGGTGCGCCAGCTGCAGCCGGGCGAGGAGATTACGCTGGGCATCAGGCCGGAGCAGCTGCAGATCAACGGCGATGCGCCGCTGGCGCTTAACTTCCATTGCGAGGTGGTTGAACGGCTGGGCAACAATACCTGCCTGTTTGGCCAGAGCCATGGCCATGACGGCTTTAAAATGCTGCTGCCGGGCGATGTCCATTTCCGGCCGTATCAGACGCTGCGCCCCACGTTCTATCCGCACCACTGCATGGTCTTCGCGGCCGACGGCGCCCGCATTAGCGCCGATATCGCTATGCCGCAGGTCTGCGCTGCCTGA
- a CDS encoding LysR family transcriptional regulator yields MRLALDFNSLKVFIAVVERESFVGASKVLEMPTSNVSRSISQLEEKLNLQLIERSTRHMKLTQAGHLLYTRAKPLLEALEQTETELTLRQMQLKGPLRICIPNEIGPALLGSAIADFACQYPDLEISCVTNLSGFESLRDDLDLAIIITRGQMDDSDYIARHLVTIPCTIVAAPSIIQRYGIPSHIQQFTALPCITTVSALKGAPWQFVNKKGEFETVKVKGHYRVNSGEMAGRAALSGVGFAILSKHACQPYINDGQLIEVEFEQSAAPLQLFALYSDRRYLPAKTRALIDFIQQKLSDIALAT; encoded by the coding sequence ATGCGTCTGGCACTCGATTTTAATAGCCTGAAAGTGTTCATTGCTGTGGTTGAAAGAGAAAGTTTTGTTGGGGCATCAAAAGTCCTTGAAATGCCGACATCCAATGTGAGTCGCTCTATTTCTCAGTTAGAAGAGAAACTCAATCTTCAGCTCATTGAGCGCAGCACTCGGCATATGAAACTCACCCAAGCGGGGCACCTGCTCTATACCCGAGCGAAGCCATTACTGGAAGCGCTGGAGCAAACTGAAACCGAATTAACGCTGCGGCAAATGCAACTCAAGGGCCCATTACGTATCTGTATTCCTAATGAGATAGGGCCTGCATTGCTGGGTTCTGCGATTGCCGATTTCGCCTGTCAGTATCCAGACCTGGAGATCAGCTGTGTCACCAATCTGTCAGGTTTTGAATCCCTGCGAGATGATCTGGACTTAGCGATTATTATTACCCGTGGTCAGATGGATGACAGTGATTATATAGCCCGTCATCTGGTGACTATCCCCTGTACCATTGTTGCCGCCCCTTCCATCATTCAGCGTTATGGTATCCCTTCTCATATTCAGCAATTTACAGCATTGCCCTGTATTACTACGGTAAGCGCCCTGAAAGGCGCACCCTGGCAGTTTGTCAATAAAAAGGGAGAATTTGAGACAGTTAAGGTTAAAGGGCATTATCGGGTCAACAGCGGGGAGATGGCAGGACGTGCTGCATTATCCGGTGTCGGCTTTGCAATTCTTTCAAAACACGCCTGCCAGCCCTACATTAATGATGGGCAATTAATCGAAGTTGAGTTTGAACAATCGGCAGCCCCACTGCAATTGTTCGCACTTTATTCAGATCGGCGTTACTTGCCCGCTAAAACAAGAGCGCTCATTGATTTCATCCAACAGAAATTAAGCGATATAGCCTTAGCAACATAA
- a CDS encoding LysE family translocator — protein sequence MTNDLIVLSAIGVAILFGAMSPGVSFLLVARTAISSSRRAALAVAAGMGFGALIFAAIALAGLHTLLTLIPSLYTGLKMAGGCYLLWLALKMFRRPSNRLIDSAIVEEVSVSNAFLTGLFTQISNPHTALVFASIFSSALSATIQPAMYIILPLMAFTIDVCWYAVVAYLLSTDGPRLAYIKYRKVIDKLSGGVMAFLGIRLLLK from the coding sequence ATGACAAATGATTTAATTGTGCTTTCTGCTATTGGAGTCGCTATCCTTTTTGGCGCCATGAGCCCGGGAGTCAGCTTTCTTCTGGTTGCCCGCACCGCCATCTCCAGTTCGAGACGGGCGGCATTAGCTGTAGCTGCGGGAATGGGCTTTGGTGCGCTTATCTTTGCTGCCATTGCGTTAGCGGGCCTACACACCTTACTGACCTTGATCCCATCCCTTTATACAGGCCTAAAGATGGCGGGCGGTTGTTATCTGTTATGGCTTGCGTTGAAAATGTTTCGCCGTCCGTCAAACAGGCTTATCGATTCCGCCATAGTAGAGGAGGTCAGCGTCTCAAACGCTTTTTTAACAGGTCTCTTTACGCAAATCAGTAACCCCCACACCGCCCTGGTATTTGCCAGTATTTTTTCCTCAGCGCTTAGCGCGACTATTCAGCCTGCTATGTATATCATCCTGCCCTTAATGGCCTTTACTATCGATGTGTGCTGGTATGCCGTCGTCGCATATTTATTATCCACGGATGGGCCGCGTCTGGCTTACATCAAATACCGGAAGGTGATTGATAAATTAAGCGGAGGAGTGATGGCATTTCTGGGAATACGGCTGCTGTTAAAGTGA
- a CDS encoding NAD-dependent epimerase/dehydratase family protein, which yields MTAKKILLTGASGRIGRTYFQAMRTTYDFILTDLNRPDYAIDTPHQFFQADLSLPETAKKLLAEAEPDVIIHLAGIPDADATFDKLLPANILSVTWLLEAAATTTCQRFVFASSAQTIEGYPVDRQIHPGMAVAPANIYGVTKCYGEALCSFYATQHGLSCVALRIGAFEHQDADALKTARDYSAWLSPQDAVNLITGAVEAENINFFIGYGISNNRFKRFDLSRTKEVLGYQPVDDAFKAFNPQAALFK from the coding sequence ATGACAGCAAAAAAGATACTGCTTACAGGTGCCAGCGGCCGTATAGGACGAACCTACTTCCAGGCAATGCGCACAACCTATGACTTTATACTGACCGATCTTAACAGGCCGGATTATGCGATCGATACTCCGCACCAGTTCTTTCAGGCTGACCTTTCGCTACCCGAAACGGCAAAGAAACTTCTGGCTGAGGCAGAGCCGGACGTGATAATCCATCTGGCAGGCATTCCTGACGCGGATGCGACATTTGACAAGCTGCTGCCAGCGAATATTCTGTCCGTGACATGGCTGCTTGAAGCCGCAGCTACCACAACCTGCCAGCGCTTTGTCTTTGCGAGCAGTGCCCAGACAATTGAAGGTTACCCGGTAGACAGGCAAATCCATCCGGGGATGGCGGTTGCCCCTGCAAATATTTACGGCGTTACGAAATGCTATGGTGAGGCGCTGTGTTCCTTTTACGCCACTCAGCATGGGCTTTCCTGCGTAGCGCTCAGGATCGGCGCTTTTGAACATCAAGATGCGGATGCGCTTAAAACCGCCAGAGATTACAGCGCCTGGCTTAGCCCGCAGGATGCGGTAAATTTGATAACCGGCGCTGTTGAAGCTGAAAATATTAATTTTTTCATCGGCTACGGAATTTCAAATAATCGCTTTAAAAGATTTGATCTGTCCCGTACAAAGGAAGTTCTGGGTTATCAGCCGGTAGATGATGCTTTTAAGGCGTTTAACCCACAAGCTGCCCTGTTTAAATGA
- a CDS encoding TetR/AcrR family transcriptional regulator — MSAENLRIQILDGAIALFIEKGIDKVTTRELTEHLGISRSHIYHYFRDWGSLRLEAVERFMLADLEAFKDAIADFAPDVALDTFITSLPATHDADWQLYNSVWTQAQHDQAYAELAINNMNRWIRLLESIIAAGVSRGFTGKSMLRVPPV; from the coding sequence ATGTCGGCCGAGAACCTTCGGATACAAATCCTGGACGGTGCGATCGCGCTTTTTATTGAAAAAGGCATTGATAAAGTGACCACGCGGGAACTTACCGAACACCTCGGTATTTCACGCAGCCATATCTATCATTATTTCCGGGACTGGGGTTCGCTCAGACTGGAGGCCGTTGAGCGTTTCATGCTGGCCGATCTTGAGGCTTTCAAAGATGCTATCGCCGATTTTGCTCCGGATGTCGCGCTGGATACTTTTATTACCAGTTTGCCTGCCACCCATGATGCTGACTGGCAGCTATACAACTCAGTCTGGACCCAGGCACAGCACGATCAGGCTTATGCCGAATTGGCAATAAACAACATGAACAGGTGGATTAGGCTTTTAGAAAGCATCATCGCGGCCGGCGTTAGCCGGGGCTTTACCGGCAAGTCAATGTTGCGCGTACCGCCCGTATGA
- a CDS encoding ABC transporter six-transmembrane domain-containing protein: protein MLIFKTPAAPAPARSALHTLKILGLRHYKKLLLTFLLVIAENVMYLSYPLLAGFAINAIISGQALHAVLYAGMVFTMWAIGAARRSVDTRTFARIYAELAVPVILTQRSENPGASTIVARVTLSREFVDFFEKHLPILITSVASITGAAVMLLAIEFWTGIACIAILVFFGCFLPGFTRKNEALFVRVNNRLEKEVSFVSTARAPALAKHYGVLAGLRIRLSDREATGYLAIGSVTALLFAMTIISMTVNGVRDAGHIYSVMTYMWMFAMSLDDGPQLLEKYSQLKDIGRRVNTGQI from the coding sequence ATGCTTATATTCAAAACGCCAGCAGCCCCTGCGCCTGCCCGCAGCGCCCTTCATACTCTGAAAATATTGGGCCTGCGGCATTATAAAAAACTGCTGCTCACTTTCTTGCTGGTCATTGCTGAGAACGTAATGTATCTCTCCTACCCGCTTCTGGCGGGGTTTGCCATCAATGCCATTATTTCGGGTCAGGCGCTACACGCTGTGTTATACGCCGGCATGGTGTTTACCATGTGGGCCATCGGCGCCGCGCGCCGCAGCGTAGACACCCGCACTTTTGCCCGTATCTACGCTGAACTGGCAGTGCCGGTGATCCTGACTCAGCGCAGCGAAAACCCTGGCGCGTCAACCATTGTGGCGCGCGTAACGCTGTCGCGCGAATTTGTGGATTTTTTTGAGAAGCATCTGCCGATACTTATCACCTCCGTGGCGTCGATTACAGGTGCCGCCGTAATGCTACTGGCGATTGAGTTCTGGACCGGCATAGCCTGTATCGCAATCCTCGTTTTCTTTGGCTGCTTTCTGCCCGGCTTTACGCGTAAAAACGAAGCGCTGTTTGTGCGTGTGAATAACCGACTGGAAAAGGAAGTGAGCTTTGTCAGCACTGCCAGAGCGCCTGCGCTGGCGAAGCATTACGGCGTGCTGGCCGGTCTGCGCATTCGGCTTTCCGACCGTGAAGCAACGGGTTATCTGGCAATTGGTTCAGTAACCGCGCTGCTGTTCGCCATGACCATTATATCTATGACAGTAAATGGCGTCCGCGACGCTGGCCATATCTACTCGGTCATGACCTATATGTGGATGTTTGCCATGAGCCTGGATGACGGTCCGCAGCTGCTGGAAAAATACTCTCAGCTCAAGGATATCGGTCGCCGCGTTAACACCGGGCAAATCTGA
- a CDS encoding MFS transporter, with product MGPAVIVIARALQGIGAALLFPSTLSLINKLFEEGPSRNRALAVWGGAGASGLTLGSLAGGILTSTYGWPSVFFVNVILAAIAICVAFFVLPKDSLRNKRRSFDFPGAVTVTVGATLLVYALVQGPEEGWLSGHILFSLSLAAISLLTFVTIEARSHDPLMPLRLFRNRNLMTGMAMTFIYMGTFGALPYFLTVLFQRVMGYSALQTGLAFIIPSLAIFAGTQLGARLANRLPVRTTLLIGFLMGIAGTLALAPAAFSGASYSNIMPGLIISGAGQGIVWTAMWIAAGSGVTHNEQGIASGMASTTLNVGNAIGIAVLIALSGSGAESLQQETSVSSLENALQLAFYFAAAGQIAGLVVSRLLPRKAVKGLPAELT from the coding sequence GTGGGGCCTGCGGTTATTGTCATTGCGCGAGCCCTGCAAGGCATAGGTGCCGCATTACTTTTTCCATCCACGCTGTCACTGATAAACAAACTGTTTGAGGAAGGACCTTCACGGAATCGGGCACTGGCTGTCTGGGGCGGCGCAGGCGCAAGTGGTCTGACACTGGGATCGCTGGCCGGAGGAATACTTACCAGTACATATGGCTGGCCGTCAGTCTTTTTCGTCAACGTTATACTGGCAGCCATCGCAATTTGTGTTGCTTTTTTTGTCTTACCGAAAGACAGCCTTCGGAATAAGCGCCGTAGTTTTGATTTTCCAGGCGCTGTAACGGTGACGGTGGGAGCCACCCTGCTGGTATACGCCCTGGTCCAGGGGCCTGAAGAGGGCTGGCTGTCAGGCCATATTCTTTTCTCTCTAAGTCTGGCCGCTATCTCTCTGCTAACATTTGTCACTATTGAGGCCCGTAGTCATGATCCACTGATGCCGTTACGGTTATTCAGAAACCGCAATCTGATGACAGGCATGGCGATGACATTCATTTATATGGGCACCTTTGGCGCTCTGCCTTATTTCCTGACGGTTCTGTTTCAGCGTGTTATGGGGTACAGCGCTTTACAGACAGGTCTGGCCTTTATTATCCCTTCGCTGGCAATCTTTGCCGGAACGCAGCTGGGAGCCAGGCTCGCAAATCGGCTGCCGGTGCGCACGACATTACTAATAGGCTTTTTAATGGGTATTGCGGGTACGCTGGCTCTGGCACCGGCAGCATTTTCTGGTGCATCTTATTCGAACATAATGCCGGGACTGATAATTTCAGGAGCAGGACAGGGGATAGTATGGACGGCAATGTGGATAGCGGCAGGCTCAGGCGTAACGCATAACGAGCAGGGGATCGCTTCAGGTATGGCTTCTACAACGCTGAATGTGGGTAATGCTATTGGTATTGCTGTGTTGATAGCGCTATCCGGGAGCGGGGCTGAGAGCCTGCAGCAGGAAACCTCTGTGAGCAGCCTGGAAAATGCCTTACAGCTCGCTTTTTATTTTGCTGCGGCCGGACAGATTGCGGGGCTGGTTGTTTCCCGTCTGTTACCCCGTAAAGCGGTAAAGGGTTTACCAGCAGAATTAACGTAA
- a CDS encoding ArsR/SmtB family transcription factor — MLANHPDREHIRLENVLTALGNPLRLTVVRVLAGGGEHACSAVLSGIPKSTLTHHWRVLRDSGVIWQRPFGRENLLSLRREDLDARFPGLLDVLLGAVKNDALTQESTTKNLPEPSSK; from the coding sequence ATGCTTGCTAACCACCCTGACAGAGAACATATTCGTCTTGAGAACGTGCTGACCGCTTTGGGAAATCCATTACGCCTCACGGTGGTACGCGTGCTTGCCGGCGGAGGCGAGCATGCCTGTAGTGCGGTGCTGAGTGGTATTCCCAAATCGACGCTAACACATCACTGGCGTGTATTACGCGACAGTGGTGTGATCTGGCAGCGACCATTCGGGCGAGAAAATTTATTGTCGCTGCGTCGGGAAGATCTCGATGCGCGTTTTCCCGGTCTCCTTGATGTCCTGTTGGGTGCAGTTAAAAATGACGCTCTCACACAAGAGTCGACAACAAAAAATCTTCCTGAGCCATCTTCAAAATAG
- a CDS encoding carbon-nitrogen hydrolase family protein — protein sequence MEGIERRIRIAAGQFAPVRGCIDDNMRYHEMLITSAASAGVNLIIFPELSLTGYEPEMAEGLALADEIRLRPLQVLSDRYDMTIIVGVPLRVKEGKPAIGACVISAKRSVSYYRKMHLHPGESDYFSAGDTECVFKERGFNVGVAICADAGQPVHAERTVQRGAEVYLNSVLSAGGFDKDSGQLQNYARLYAMPTLMANYSGPSGGWKPVGKSAAWNAKGELIAQAPENSVALVIMDLQDGGCTGQVICLSK from the coding sequence ATGGAGGGTATCGAGAGGAGAATAAGAATCGCTGCAGGGCAATTTGCGCCGGTACGCGGCTGTATCGATGACAATATGCGTTATCACGAAATGCTGATTACGTCTGCGGCATCCGCAGGCGTTAACCTTATCATTTTCCCTGAGCTTTCTCTGACGGGTTATGAACCAGAAATGGCTGAAGGACTGGCTCTGGCTGATGAAATCCGTCTGCGCCCGCTTCAGGTATTGTCTGACAGATACGATATGACGATTATTGTGGGTGTACCGCTGCGTGTTAAAGAGGGAAAACCGGCCATTGGCGCCTGTGTAATTTCTGCCAAACGCTCTGTCTCCTATTACCGAAAAATGCATCTTCATCCTGGGGAGTCCGACTATTTTTCAGCGGGCGATACTGAGTGTGTTTTTAAGGAAAGAGGATTTAATGTAGGCGTGGCCATATGCGCAGATGCGGGGCAGCCAGTACATGCCGAACGCACGGTGCAGCGGGGTGCTGAAGTATATCTGAATTCCGTTTTAAGCGCCGGCGGGTTTGATAAAGATTCAGGGCAGCTGCAAAACTACGCCAGACTTTACGCCATGCCCACGCTGATGGCCAATTACAGCGGCCCGTCAGGTGGCTGGAAACCGGTCGGAAAAAGCGCCGCATGGAATGCTAAAGGTGAACTTATTGCTCAGGCGCCGGAGAATAGTGTTGCTCTGGTCATCATGGACCTACAAGATGGTGGGTGTACCGGACAAGTGATCTGCCTCAGTAAATAA